The following are encoded in a window of Magnolia sinica isolate HGM2019 chromosome 11, MsV1, whole genome shotgun sequence genomic DNA:
- the LOC131219012 gene encoding protein arginine N-methyltransferase 2, which translates to MGGLTSERMEEQLRVACRSGDGAKARDLIASGVDVSYFDGQGMTPLMHAAHQGHASIVEALLEAGAPWNALSPSNLSAGDFAMELGHQEAFDLLLNAGIQAELVLGTIARTTNKEGGDLNVDYLEERVVFSEDRLMDSNSKAVMMAWEKPLMEAHAKAICCGGGHVLNIGFGMGLVDTAIQQYAPTTHTIIEAHPEVYDRMLRSGWGDKDNVKIIFGRWQDVLPQLESYDGIFFDTYGEYYEDLREFHQHLPKLLKPGGIYSFFNGLCGGNAFFHMVYCQLVSLELGNSGYSTQFIPLPVKDCLGEEVWKGVKQKYWQLDTYYLPVCQSESDSQ; encoded by the exons ATGGGAGGGCTCACTTCAGAGAGGATGGAAGAGCAGCTGCGCGTAGCGTGCAGGTCAGGCGACGGCGCCAAGGCAAGGGACCTGATTGCATCAGGCGTCGACGTATCCTACTTCGACGGTCAGGGGATGACCCCATTGATGCACGCGGCCCACCAGGGACACGCGTCCATAGTAGAGGCCTTGCTGGAAGCTGGAGCCCCTTGGAACGCCCTCTCCCCCTCCAATCTCTCTGCTGGAGATTTTGCTATGGAACTCGGCCATCAGGAAGCCTTCGACCTCCTCCTCAATGCCG GGATTCAAGCTGAGCTGGTGCTAGGAACGATAGCGAGAACAACAAATAAAGAAGGTGGCGATCTAAACGTGGATTACTTGGAAGAGAGGGTTGTTTTTAGTGAGGATAGGCTAATGGATTCTAATAGCAAAGCAGTCATGATGGCTTGGGAGAAACCACTAATGGAGGCTCATGCAAAAGCTATTTGCTGTGGTGGTGGTCACGTTCTTAACATCGGGTTTGGGATGGGTCTTGTAGACACAGCTATTCAACAGTATGCACCCACTACACACACTATTATTGAGGCGCATCCAGAGGTTTATGATCGGATGCTTCGGTCCGGATGGGGAGACAAGGATAATGTGAAGATAATATTTGGTCGCTGGCAAGATGTTCTTCCTCAGCTTGAATCTTATGATG GGATATTCTTCGACACTTATGGGGAGTATTACGAAGATCTGAGGGAGTTCCACCAGCATCTTCCTAAGCTGTTGAAGCCTGGTGGGATCTATTCATTCTTCAATGGCCTTTGTGGAGGCAATGCCTTTTTCCATATGGTGTACTGTCAACTGGTTTCGCTGGAACTTGGGAATTCAGGTTACTCCACACAGTTCATTCCTTTACCTGTTAAAGATTGCTTGGGAGAGGAAGTGTGGAAGGGTGtgaagcagaaatactggcagcTAGATACATACTACCTCCCTGTTTGTCAGTCGGAATCTGATTCTCAATGA